Proteins encoded within one genomic window of bacterium:
- a CDS encoding ACT domain-containing protein produces MKIEQISVFMENKTGRLAQITRVLGAADVNILALSLADTADFGILRIIVSDNDKAYEALKSEGFTVGRNDVLAVEVPDRPGGLADFLEILKVNEINIEYMYAYRKSGHANLIFRFDNLDKAIEVLPDANIRILTEEELYSI; encoded by the coding sequence ATGAAAATTGAACAGATCTCGGTATTTATGGAAAATAAGACCGGCCGCCTGGCCCAGATCACCCGGGTGTTGGGTGCGGCGGACGTTAATATACTGGCTCTTTCCCTGGCCGATACCGCTGATTTTGGAATCCTGAGGATCATTGTCTCTGATAACGATAAAGCCTATGAAGCCTTGAAAAGTGAGGGTTTTACGGTAGGGCGCAACGACGTCCTCGCTGTGGAGGTGCCGGACCGCCCTGGCGGCCTCGCGGATTTTCTGGAAATCCTTAAAGTGAACGAAATAAACATAGAGTATATGTATGCCTACAGGAAATCGGGACATGCAAACCTGATATTCCGTTTCGATAATCTCGACAAGGCTATTGAAGTCCTGCCTGATGCCAACATCAGGATTTTGACGGAGGAGGAGTTGTATTCGATATGA
- a CDS encoding branched-chain amino acid ABC transporter permease has product MRIPSFPRSPYAGFFLFAALLAVMPQFLTNDYHLNVLIFIGIHCIIAIGLDLLLGYTGQISLGHAAFFGLGAYITGVLSAKASLPPIAGLAVALVGVGILAYFIGIPTLKLHGHYLAMATLGFGIIIQIFFNELDFLTGGPSGLVGIEDMSIFGYEFDSDLKYYYLVCVSLLLTLLLSINVVKSRVGRALRAIHGSEVASSVIGVNVSRYKVAIFVLSALYAAFAGWLYSHYMTFVSPSSFGFMFSVKLITMVVIGSLGSIWGAIFGAALITSMPEFLHVFQNYETTVFGFILIIVMIFMPRGLLRGLEDLLLSLWHAVRKRIIGTREETP; this is encoded by the coding sequence TTGAGGATTCCTTCCTTTCCCAGATCGCCCTATGCCGGTTTTTTTCTTTTCGCAGCCTTACTGGCTGTAATGCCTCAATTTCTGACAAACGACTACCACCTCAACGTGCTCATTTTTATCGGGATCCATTGCATTATCGCCATCGGTCTGGATCTTCTCCTGGGGTATACCGGGCAAATTTCCCTCGGACATGCCGCTTTTTTCGGGCTTGGGGCCTATATCACCGGAGTCCTTTCAGCAAAAGCTTCATTGCCACCCATTGCTGGTCTCGCTGTCGCGCTTGTGGGCGTGGGTATCCTGGCCTATTTTATTGGAATTCCCACTCTAAAACTTCACGGGCACTATCTTGCCATGGCCACATTGGGATTCGGGATCATAATACAGATCTTTTTTAATGAATTGGATTTTCTCACAGGTGGGCCGTCGGGCTTGGTTGGCATCGAAGACATGTCGATATTTGGTTATGAATTTGATTCCGATCTCAAATACTACTATCTGGTTTGTGTGTCACTTCTGCTTACTTTACTCCTTTCCATCAATGTAGTTAAGTCCAGGGTGGGCAGGGCTCTCAGGGCCATTCACGGTTCCGAGGTGGCTTCTTCGGTTATCGGAGTTAACGTTTCGCGTTACAAAGTGGCTATTTTTGTGCTGTCGGCGCTATATGCAGCCTTTGCGGGTTGGCTGTACTCTCACTACATGACCTTCGTGAGCCCCAGCTCTTTTGGTTTTATGTTTTCCGTCAAACTTATCACCATGGTTGTCATCGGCAGCCTTGGAAGTATATGGGGTGCGATCTTCGGTGCAGCTCTTATCACGAGTATGCCTGAGTTCCTGCATGTCTTTCAAAACTATGAAACGACTGTTTTCGGTTTCATTTTAATTATAGTCATGATTTTTATGCCCAGGGGGCTTTTACGCGGCCTGGAGGATCTTCTGTTGTCTTTATGGCACGCGGTACGAAAGAGAATCATCGGAACCAGGGAGGAGACCCCGTGA
- a CDS encoding branched-chain amino acid ABC transporter permease has protein sequence MTLSQQILQYLITGVTVGTIYALIGMGFNIIYNSTEIINFAQGEFVMLGGLLTVSSMQVLHLPIPFAALVSVIGVALIGTLLNVAAIRPVRDPNPITLIIITIGASIFIRGVSSLIWGKEAYPIPAFSGEDPIPFFGAVIQPQSLWVMGVAFFIVLGLRQFFGRTITGKAIMASAFQPRAARLVGIDTRFMVLISFALSGLVGAAAGIVIAPISMTQYDIGVMIGLKGFCAAIIGGLGSFWGVVVGGITLGVLESLGAGLISSGYKDAIAFGILLLMLFLRPQGILGKSKGDRV, from the coding sequence ATGACTTTATCCCAACAAATCCTCCAGTACCTCATCACCGGTGTGACCGTGGGCACCATCTATGCTCTTATCGGCATGGGTTTTAACATCATATACAACTCCACCGAGATCATAAACTTTGCCCAGGGCGAATTTGTCATGCTGGGAGGCCTGCTAACCGTTTCCAGCATGCAGGTCCTCCATCTGCCCATTCCCTTTGCCGCCCTTGTTTCTGTAATCGGGGTAGCGCTCATCGGCACGCTGCTGAATGTCGCAGCCATCAGACCTGTCAGGGATCCCAACCCCATTACGCTCATCATAATCACCATTGGCGCTTCGATCTTTATCCGTGGGGTGTCCAGTCTCATTTGGGGCAAAGAGGCATATCCCATCCCGGCATTTTCCGGGGAGGATCCTATCCCCTTCTTCGGGGCCGTCATCCAGCCCCAGAGCCTGTGGGTCATGGGAGTAGCCTTTTTTATCGTTTTGGGCCTCCGGCAGTTCTTCGGCAGGACGATAACAGGCAAAGCCATAATGGCCAGCGCCTTCCAGCCGAGAGCTGCCAGGCTGGTCGGGATCGACACAAGGTTTATGGTTCTCATAAGCTTTGCTCTGAGTGGATTGGTAGGCGCTGCAGCCGGGATCGTGATCGCACCCATAAGTATGACCCAATACGACATCGGTGTGATGATAGGGCTTAAGGGGTTTTGCGCCGCCATTATCGGCGGTCTGGGTAGTTTCTGGGGTGTCGTTGTGGGAGGTATAACGCTGGGGGTGCTGGAAAGTCTTGGAGCGGGACTCATCTCCAGTGGGTACAAGGATGCCATAGCTTTCGGTATCCTTCTCCTCATGCTCTTTCTACGGCCCCAGGGGATACTTGGCAAATCCAAAGGAGATCGGGTTTGA
- a CDS encoding phenylacetate--CoA ligase: MIWDEEFESLPREALESLQLYRLKKTAERVYATVPFYKEAFDKTKIHPSQIKSMDDLRRLPFTVKTDLRDNYPFGLFTLPLHEVVRIHASSGTTGKPTVVGYTKRDIETWSLLMARTLSCAGVKKGDVVQNAYGYGLFTGGLGFHYGAEKLGATVIPISGGNTKRQIMLMEDFGSTVLVCTPSYALTIAEAMEELGVSKERLKLNVGIFGAEPWSQSMRQQIESKLGIDAVDIYGLSEIIGPGVSVECIEAKSGLHIFEDHFIPEVIDPVTGENLPYGEEGELVFTTITKEAFPIIRYRTRDITRLHAEPCRCGRTHVRMERVTGRTDDMLIIRGVNLYPSQIENLLMETEGLEPHYQLIVDREGTLDTLEVQIEVNEKIFTDEIKGLEKLERGVEKEIKEMLGVSAKVRLVEPKTIERFEGKAKRVIDNRKI, encoded by the coding sequence ATGATCTGGGACGAAGAGTTTGAGAGCCTGCCGAGAGAGGCCCTCGAATCACTGCAGCTGTACCGGCTGAAGAAAACTGCTGAAAGGGTCTATGCAACTGTGCCCTTTTACAAGGAAGCATTTGACAAGACAAAGATCCATCCATCACAGATTAAATCCATGGATGATCTGCGCCGCCTCCCGTTCACTGTCAAGACGGATCTGCGGGACAATTACCCCTTTGGCCTTTTTACCCTGCCTCTTCACGAGGTGGTTCGGATCCACGCTTCCTCAGGGACGACTGGAAAACCTACCGTTGTGGGGTACACCAAGAGGGATATTGAGACCTGGTCCCTTCTGATGGCCAGGACCTTGTCCTGTGCAGGCGTGAAAAAAGGTGACGTGGTTCAGAACGCCTACGGTTACGGTCTCTTTACAGGAGGCCTCGGTTTTCACTACGGCGCCGAAAAACTGGGAGCTACGGTCATCCCCATCTCAGGCGGCAATACCAAACGCCAGATCATGCTTATGGAAGACTTCGGCAGCACGGTTCTCGTCTGCACCCCGTCCTACGCCCTGACCATTGCCGAGGCCATGGAGGAACTGGGGGTTTCCAAGGAGCGCCTCAAGCTGAATGTGGGCATTTTTGGAGCCGAGCCCTGGTCCCAGAGCATGAGGCAGCAGATTGAATCCAAACTGGGTATTGATGCCGTGGATATCTACGGACTGTCCGAGATCATCGGTCCGGGTGTGTCGGTAGAGTGTATTGAGGCCAAGAGCGGCCTCCACATATTTGAGGACCACTTTATCCCCGAGGTCATCGATCCCGTAACCGGTGAGAACCTTCCCTACGGCGAGGAGGGCGAGCTGGTGTTTACCACCATAACGAAAGAAGCTTTCCCGATCATCAGGTACAGGACCAGAGATATAACACGGCTGCACGCCGAACCGTGCAGGTGCGGCAGGACCCATGTGAGGATGGAAAGGGTCACCGGCCGTACCGACGACATGCTCATCATACGAGGGGTGAACCTGTATCCTAGTCAGATAGAGAACCTTCTTATGGAGACCGAGGGATTGGAACCCCACTATCAGCTTATCGTTGACAGGGAGGGTACCCTGGACACCTTGGAGGTCCAGATCGAAGTCAACGAAAAGATCTTCACCGATGAGATCAAGGGGCTTGAAAAGCTGGAGCGGGGCGTGGAAAAAGAGATCAAGGAAATGCTGGGTGTTTCGGCCAAGGTCCGGCTGGTGGAACCCAAGACCATCGAACGCTTCGAGGGCAAGGCGAAGAGAGTTATTGATAATCGGAAAATTTAG
- a CDS encoding indolepyruvate oxidoreductase subunit beta has product MTGTGGKIFNILLVGVGGQGTILASELLVLVLLEAGFDVKKSEVHGMAQRGGRVVSHVRFGDKVYSSLIVRGEADILVGFEMAETLRSLDWLLPGARVVAARKAILPYTSQVGQASYPFDALDTARDAGFDLTVVDGEALAEQTGEKKTANVVLIGALARYLPVKRSVWEETIKKNMPEKLVQMNLTAFGLGWNEEQV; this is encoded by the coding sequence ATGACCGGAACGGGTGGAAAAATATTCAACATCCTGCTGGTCGGGGTGGGAGGGCAGGGGACGATCCTTGCAAGCGAACTGTTGGTCCTTGTTCTTCTTGAGGCTGGTTTCGATGTGAAGAAGAGCGAGGTTCACGGTATGGCCCAGCGAGGGGGGCGGGTGGTTTCTCACGTTCGTTTCGGGGATAAAGTCTATTCCTCCCTCATTGTCAGGGGAGAGGCGGATATTCTGGTGGGGTTCGAGATGGCCGAAACCCTCAGGAGTCTTGATTGGCTCTTACCCGGCGCACGGGTGGTGGCCGCGAGGAAGGCCATTTTACCCTATACTTCCCAGGTGGGGCAGGCATCCTATCCCTTTGATGCCCTGGACACGGCGAGGGATGCCGGTTTTGATCTTACGGTTGTGGATGGAGAGGCCCTTGCCGAACAAACAGGTGAGAAAAAGACCGCCAACGTTGTGCTCATTGGGGCATTGGCACGGTACCTTCCTGTGAAGCGTTCCGTATGGGAGGAAACCATAAAAAAGAACATGCCGGAAAAGCTGGTGCAGATGAATTTGACGGCGTTCGGATTGGGATGGAATGAAGAGCAGGTTTGA
- the iorA gene encoding indolepyruvate ferredoxin oxidoreductase subunit alpha encodes MTRLFFSGNEAIARGALQAGVSLATAYPGTPSTEILENLSRMGGTRTIWSPNEKIAVELASGVSFAGHRALAAMKHVGVNVAADPIFTLAYTGVRGGLVIITADDPELHSSQNEQDNRRYASFARIPMLEPANSQEALDFTREAFELSERFDIPFFVRTTTRISHGKSLIEINEKSNTVSTVVPGLVKDPSKYVMVPANARVKHRELEERIEMIARYGEKCSFNSVEMKGTALGIITSGISYNYVMEAVPDASVLKLGLVFPLPDDLIRDFASRCDRVVIVEELEPYLEEWVRFLGIECEGKSLIPRFGEIDTGMVRNALTTVPEGYRPSKPESINTGDIPDRPPVMCVGCPHRGIFHILNRKKAFVAGDIGCYTLAVTPPLSAIHTTVCMGAGISQAVGIEAVLPEEHGKVVAVIGDSTFLHSGMGGVLNMAFNEIPATVLLLDNYTTAMTGRQDHPGSGFDATGNRTRQVDWETLLNGLGVEHVRLVDAYDLDEIRTVLEEEIHRDAPSVIVVQGACMLLKNKPVKRQAPCRINENLCTDCGMCLRIGCPAISRKNGASEEKPIIDDTQCTGCDICSQVCQFEAIGREG; translated from the coding sequence TTGACCCGCCTTTTTTTTTCAGGAAACGAAGCTATTGCCAGGGGTGCTCTCCAAGCGGGAGTTTCCCTGGCTACTGCCTATCCAGGTACACCCAGCACCGAGATCCTTGAAAACCTTTCCCGAATGGGTGGTACCAGAACCATATGGTCCCCCAACGAAAAAATAGCTGTTGAGCTTGCCAGCGGAGTTTCTTTTGCCGGACACCGGGCCCTTGCCGCCATGAAGCATGTGGGAGTCAATGTTGCGGCAGATCCGATCTTCACCCTTGCCTACACCGGCGTCCGGGGCGGTCTGGTCATCATTACTGCCGACGATCCGGAGCTCCACAGCTCCCAGAATGAGCAGGACAACCGCAGGTATGCATCCTTTGCCAGGATCCCCATGCTGGAACCGGCCAACAGCCAGGAAGCTCTCGATTTCACCCGGGAAGCTTTTGAGTTAAGCGAGCGTTTTGATATCCCATTCTTCGTGCGAACCACCACCAGGATCTCCCACGGGAAATCCCTGATCGAGATCAACGAAAAGAGCAATACTGTCAGTACGGTGGTGCCGGGACTCGTAAAAGATCCATCCAAATACGTCATGGTCCCGGCTAACGCCAGGGTCAAGCACCGTGAGCTGGAAGAGCGGATCGAGATGATAGCCCGGTACGGGGAGAAATGTTCTTTCAACAGTGTTGAGATGAAGGGTACGGCACTGGGTATCATCACCTCCGGCATCAGCTACAATTATGTGATGGAAGCGGTTCCTGATGCCTCTGTATTGAAACTCGGCCTGGTTTTCCCTCTGCCTGACGACCTCATCAGGGATTTTGCATCCCGCTGTGACCGGGTTGTCATCGTGGAGGAGCTGGAACCGTATCTTGAGGAGTGGGTAAGATTTCTGGGGATAGAGTGTGAAGGCAAATCTCTGATACCCAGGTTCGGAGAGATTGATACCGGGATGGTTCGAAATGCACTGACTACTGTCCCGGAAGGGTACCGTCCATCAAAACCTGAAAGTATCAATACCGGAGATATACCTGACAGACCTCCTGTGATGTGTGTCGGCTGCCCCCATCGAGGGATATTCCACATCCTCAACCGGAAAAAGGCGTTTGTCGCCGGTGATATAGGCTGCTACACCCTTGCCGTAACCCCGCCATTGTCTGCCATTCACACCACCGTCTGCATGGGAGCGGGTATAAGCCAGGCTGTTGGGATCGAGGCTGTTCTACCGGAGGAACACGGTAAGGTCGTGGCGGTAATAGGTGATTCCACCTTCCTTCACAGCGGCATGGGCGGCGTTCTCAATATGGCCTTTAATGAGATCCCTGCCACAGTCCTGCTTCTGGACAACTACACCACGGCCATGACCGGCCGGCAGGATCATCCGGGAAGCGGGTTCGACGCCACCGGAAACCGCACCCGGCAGGTGGATTGGGAAACCTTGCTCAATGGCCTCGGAGTCGAGCACGTACGTCTCGTCGATGCTTATGATCTTGATGAGATCCGGACGGTTTTGGAAGAAGAGATCCACAGGGACGCTCCATCTGTCATCGTTGTTCAGGGCGCCTGTATGCTTCTCAAGAACAAGCCTGTCAAACGACAGGCACCCTGCAGGATAAACGAAAACCTCTGTACCGATTGCGGAATGTGCCTCAGGATCGGCTGTCCCGCCATATCCAGGAAAAATGGAGCGTCTGAGGAAAAACCGATCATTGATGATACCCAGTGCACCGGTTGTGATATTTGTTCCCAGGTGTGCCAGTTCGAAGCCATCGGGAGAGAAGGATGA
- a CDS encoding ABC transporter substrate-binding protein: protein MKRISTVIRAVAVISVISGLAIAGCAKKPEGPQEPYKIGAIFASTGPASMLGLPEKNTVEMLAETINAEGGIKIRVQEKGSWVDRGVPVEVIMYDTEADSTKTVTVTNKLIESDKVDVIIGPTTSGTSLAIVDIVTKAEVPLISCAASVKIVKPVSERYWVFKTPQTDTMAVEKIYETLKTKGLTKIAILTVSDGFGDSGRVELQRLAADYGLNIVSEERYGGKDTDMSAQLTKIKGTDAQAIICWGTNPGPAIIAKNRKQLGITIPLYNSHGVASPKFIELAGDAAEGTFLPAGKLIILDQLPASDPQREVLSQYKTAYESRFGAGTINTFGGHAYDAFKIALLAIGNAAKEGKLEAGKVDRATIRNEIEKIQGFYGTGGIFNYSPEDHNGLTKDGFVMVEISNGGWKLAE from the coding sequence ATGAAAAGGATTTCGACAGTAATACGGGCAGTAGCGGTGATCAGTGTGATCTCCGGCCTGGCTATAGCCGGTTGTGCAAAGAAACCGGAGGGGCCACAGGAACCGTACAAGATCGGAGCTATTTTTGCGTCAACCGGTCCGGCTTCCATGCTGGGTCTTCCGGAGAAGAACACCGTGGAGATGCTCGCGGAAACCATCAATGCGGAAGGCGGTATCAAAATAAGGGTCCAGGAAAAAGGGTCTTGGGTTGATCGCGGCGTGCCCGTTGAAGTGATCATGTATGACACGGAAGCCGATTCCACGAAGACAGTCACAGTTACAAACAAACTTATCGAAAGTGATAAGGTTGACGTCATCATTGGGCCGACAACCTCGGGTACAAGTCTTGCCATTGTGGATATCGTAACCAAGGCGGAAGTTCCGCTTATTTCCTGCGCCGCCTCAGTCAAGATCGTCAAGCCGGTCTCGGAACGGTATTGGGTTTTCAAAACTCCCCAGACCGATACCATGGCTGTGGAGAAAATCTACGAGACCCTGAAAACCAAGGGCCTCACGAAGATAGCCATCCTGACGGTCAGTGACGGGTTCGGTGATTCCGGCCGGGTGGAGCTGCAGAGACTGGCTGCCGACTACGGCTTGAACATCGTATCGGAAGAGCGGTACGGCGGGAAAGACACGGACATGAGCGCCCAGCTGACGAAGATCAAGGGAACCGACGCCCAGGCCATCATCTGCTGGGGAACCAACCCTGGTCCCGCGATCATTGCGAAAAACAGGAAACAGCTTGGCATCACGATACCCCTCTACAATAGCCACGGTGTGGCGTCTCCCAAGTTCATTGAACTGGCCGGTGATGCGGCTGAGGGTACCTTCCTGCCGGCCGGTAAGCTCATCATCCTTGATCAGCTGCCGGCTTCCGACCCCCAGAGGGAAGTGCTGAGCCAATACAAAACCGCTTACGAGAGCAGGTTTGGTGCCGGTACGATCAACACCTTCGGCGGCCACGCCTATGACGCTTTCAAGATTGCCCTTTTGGCCATCGGGAACGCCGCAAAAGAAGGAAAGCTCGAAGCTGGAAAAGTGGATAGAGCCACTATCAGGAACGAGATCGAGAAGATCCAGGGGTTTTACGGGACCGGCGGGATCTTTAACTACTCCCCCGAGGACCACAACGGCCTGACCAAGGACGGGTTCGTAATGGTCGAGATCAGTAACGGCGGCTGGAAGCTGGCGGAATAA
- a CDS encoding ABC transporter ATP-binding protein: MMNTRNLCRYFGGVRAIHDLDIEVWEGLIQSVIGPNGAGKTTLFNVISGILPPTSGTIFYKGNPTSGMDSHRIAGLGVTRTFQNLQLFSEMTVLENVMVGMHLRSKGGLVASALKLPWVWKEEGRIRDVSMEILQFTGLEKYAPLVAGSLPFGRQRILEIARALGAGPRLLMLDEPAAGLNNRETSDLSDLIGRIRKRGITILLVEHDMNLVMEISDHVTVLDQGQKIAEGDPEAVRNDEKVLKAYLGQE; this comes from the coding sequence CTGATGAATACCCGAAACCTTTGCCGCTATTTCGGGGGTGTGCGCGCCATCCATGACCTGGACATCGAGGTTTGGGAGGGACTGATCCAATCGGTCATAGGGCCTAACGGAGCGGGTAAGACTACATTGTTTAATGTCATTTCCGGTATCCTCCCTCCAACATCCGGGACTATTTTCTATAAAGGTAATCCCACAAGCGGGATGGACTCTCACCGTATCGCAGGATTGGGAGTGACCAGGACTTTTCAGAACCTGCAGCTTTTTTCGGAAATGACTGTTTTAGAAAACGTCATGGTCGGGATGCACCTCAGGTCAAAGGGAGGGCTTGTCGCCTCCGCGTTGAAACTGCCGTGGGTTTGGAAGGAAGAGGGCAGGATCCGGGATGTTTCCATGGAGATCCTTCAGTTCACCGGTCTGGAAAAATATGCTCCCCTGGTGGCGGGCAGCCTCCCGTTCGGGCGCCAGAGGATCCTTGAGATCGCCCGTGCCCTGGGGGCAGGTCCGAGGCTTCTCATGCTGGACGAACCGGCTGCAGGGCTTAATAATCGTGAAACTTCTGACCTTTCGGATTTGATCGGGCGTATTCGAAAACGGGGGATCACCATCCTCCTCGTGGAGCACGACATGAACCTGGTGATGGAGATCTCCGATCATGTAACGGTCCTTGACCAGGGACAGAAAATTGCCGAGGGTGACCCGGAAGCGGTGAGAAACGATGAAAAGGTGCTGAAAGCGTATCTGGGGCAGGAATGA